A segment of the Manihot esculenta cultivar AM560-2 chromosome 13, M.esculenta_v8, whole genome shotgun sequence genome:
tgactGGAGATCAAGCTGTGAAGCTTATAACATTCTCAACAGTCCTGAAGGAACGCTACAATGCATTAGCGGCAAGTGTCTTCTCGCAGGATTTTAAACAAGAAATGCCACAAACTAAGACAGTGTCTAAGTGAATTGACAAAGGTAAACGCagggctttttgcaaaattagggTCGGGGCTATTTTTATTTCCGGATTTGGggttgagaaaattttatttgtgattTTGGAGTTTGTTGCCGAAAAGGACGCCTGGCGCCTCTTTGACAGGCGTCAGAGTCTGGCTggctctttttttatttttttaaatgtctggcgccacttaaagtggcgccagacaattgttttttattaaattatttttattattatttttaattattaatatattataataaaatatttatattatattaattttttttatttatattatatttttataataataaatattttttataattttaatatattaatatttaaaaaattttattattaatatttaaataaaaaattattggaaTTATATTTCAGgattataaaattgatattatgTTGCGATATATTAATACattaattatgtaattaaaTAGTACAAATATTTTGTACACGGTTAATGTTATTTTATAACTTTACAAAATACTAAGCgtagttataaataattattgtagttataaataattattatattatcttactATTAGATATTATACGAGAATtgagttatttataatttattaaaaaaataattaattaatctaattcaaaataaattaattaaatttattatatttgataaattataaacaatcatGTGATCGCATGCAACATTTAAGTGgcctataataatattttataattctaaatagcagttaataaaaagtaaatttaatttttataattttaaatattaatatttatttatttatttttataattataaacaataatgtaatttaaataattaataaaaaataataattaaatattatatacgatcacttgattatttataatttattaaataaaataatataataattttaaatattttatacgaattgtttataatttattaaaaataaaaaataactaaattaagtaattaattcaataaagCTATTTTATACAGATTTAATAGCACTATAAtgttataattctaaatatttttataatattattacatattgaaaatatttttataaaatataataattatttataactagtcttagtattttataaaattatgaaataatattaaacgtatataaaaatattgatactatttaattacagaattattgtattaatatattaaaataataaaaaaatttatccatCTAATCGCaatataatatcaattttataattctgaaatataattttagtaattttttatttaaatattaataataaatttttttaaatattaatatattaaaattataaaaatatttattattataaaaatataatataaataagaaaataatataatataaatattttattataatatattaataattaaaaataataataaaaacaatttaaaaaaaacaattgtctggcgccacttaaagtggcgccaggcTCTGGCGCCTGTTAAAGAGGCGCCAGGCGTCCTTTTCGACTGCCACGTGGCAGTCAAACCCCAAAAtcgcaaataaaattttctcaaccCCAAATCCGAAAATAAAAATAGCTCCGAccctaattttgcaaaaagcccGTAAACGCATGATGGGTTCCTAACTTCCAATCAGACAACGTGAAAAGGAATTAGAGCCATCCTTCTATTCTCTTACTATCACTCGTCCCAACATTATCAAATAAAGGGTATGATTTTTCAATCCACCAGTCAGCCAATTGTGCAAGCAAAACCCAAAGATTCAGGTTTCCAGAATGAGTTAGTAATATATTTTGCCAGAGCATTTCAATCATATAACAAATACTGGCTACAATAGTTGTCCTTGGTTATGGGGCAGAAATTAACTACATTCTATAGCCAGAGAGGTTACAAATGGGAACAGTCTTTGGCAGTTGAGAAGGTAAGCTCCGTATTTAGACAGTTCAACTAAAATACAGCAGAAAGCAGACGATAGACTCAGTACTTCTGAGGTGGCTGCTGGGTTGGCAACAATCCAAAGCGCTTCTTTAGAAGAACTCTTTGCCTTGAGTATTTGTCATCAGGAGAGAAGCGAGCTACAATTGAGAaaggaaacaaaaataaatcaataGAAAAAAAACTTCCCGATGTTCTTAAAAGCTTATAAAATGATGGAAGGATGACGACATAGAGAGACAACAaagaattaaattgtttttttttctccttaaaCTATAGCCTTCTTAGAAACTCAGTATGTAAACTTTGTATGGCTTTGTTAACAACACAATTCAATCAAGCAATATGGTGCAAATCATAGGCACTGGTAGCAGGCAGTGAAATATCAAAGCTGCAGGCAAGGAAGAATTTCAACAAACAATTCACCAAATGCCTCAACAAAATCAACCAAATGCTAGTAATCCATCAACAAATCATCCCAATTCTAATATAGTAAAGCTGATTCAAGTAGCCAAAAAAATAGAAGCAGCAAGATAAAATTTGGCAAACTGATTTTGCAAAAGGCACAAATTGAGTTGGTGACATTTCAAGTCAAGGATATATCTGCATCAGTTAATGCAATGCTGACAAGATTTTCTTAGAAGAATAATCATATGATTATAGCCCATTTAAATAGGAAAACAAAAACAGTGAACATTGAAGGGCCAACCATCACAGCCCTTTAAACATACCTCTTGTGAACTGAAAAATCAAAGTACCATACTCCATATTAAGAAATATTACCTGGATGAGCAGATTGAGTAGCCAGTCCCAGTGGTGACTCCTTCTGCATGCAAAAGAGCAATTCTACATGAATAAAGCAAAACTACACAAATAAAACGAGCAAATATTGCAAGCTGAAAAGCCTGTACAATACACACATTTGAGCATGGGCCTCAAAAGCAAAATGTATTTAAGATTAATAATTGCATAAGCCACTCCAAATTTGTCCAATTTCAGGAAACCATCTAACATATGATCACAGGCAACACTTACCAATCTCACaattaaaagggaaaaaaaaagatcATCAGAAAAGCAAAAACAGCATGATCTTTAATTGATGACATATCTATTTTTGTGATGCTGTCGACGGATTAAACCTAAGGAAATAAGAAACAGAACAGAATGGTGCAATTTTCTAAAAGTTTCCTGGTACCATTCCTCGAGCATATCTATGACAGATGAATCAGCCTgtattccattgttgcttttaAAGCCATTTACATCATAAAATTGACAGCAAAACAACAAAGGTACTGTACAGCCAAGAATTGAAGTGCTCTTACCAGATTTTAACTTTGTACCtttaaaataatgaattaaGCAAACGTTTATAAATCCACAACAGCTTGAAAATGACAAAGCTCTCACAAATGACTCATAAGAATGCAAATTAGAACTGCAGATCAAGTAAAAGACAGCATCTAGAAAGGAACATACCTTGGTGGTGTACACCTTATCACCATTCTCGTTTATGTAAAACTGAAGATACATTTTGAAACCACCTGCTTAAAGCAAAAGACAGCTTCCACGATGTAAGAACCCTAATATCCAGTTCAATCACCACCACCTACAAAGAACAACGATGAATACAGGGGAACAATCAAAGTTAAGACGAGAGATTTACCTGATAAACCTCTCTCAGCAAATAATGGCTTTGGAAAGGGTTAGGGTTTATGACTGCCTTTTATAGGGTGAAAGGCTCTAAGCCCAGCCTGGCCGAGGTTAAATTAATATCTAAGTCCAGGACCTTTTATGACATTAAAAGGTTTgttgttattttaaaatcattaaattaaaatatttttataatttataaaatttttaatttttttattaaaaaatcattaaccaactttaaattatttatattatttattttttttaatttaaaaaattattaattaattttttaaaaaataaaaatttattatttattattatattaattttaatcgttaaatattttattatttaatttttataatttttaaaatttattaattaatttttttaaaaataaaaatttattatttattattatattaattttaaacataaagtattttattatttaatttttataatttattaattaattttttaaatttttaaaatatttattaattaattttctattaaaaatattttaaatttttttataataattaataactaaaaaaattatttaataaatttttaaaaatattaaaaatattttaatatattttttaaaattaaaatatagtaagtttttcattagactaaataataattactttaaatttaatgatatgtattatttatttaattttatatttttaatattctccaAAAATAATTGGGCCGGAGGATGAAGAGAGCGGGAATGAGACAAAGGGCAAATTGGTAATTAGAGCAAaagtttctctctctctctctctctctctcaccgTCTCGTTGCAGTTGACAAATCAATCACTGATCATCCTTCGAGGCCACGTCTCTGCAAATCTGAAATCTCTCTCCTCCTGATACAATCCCCGCACCTCTCAAATCTTGGAAGGATTATCCCCTTACAAATCCAAGCCCAAGATCTCTCCACATTTCCCTCACAGTCCTCCGAGAAAACCCTCCAAAACGATGTCATTTGAGGAGGACGAGGAATCCATGGAGCATACTCTCCTGGTGGTACGGGAGGTTTCCGTCTATAAAATTCCTCCACGGTCCACCTCCGGCGGCTATAAATGTGGGGAGTGGTTACAGTCCGACAAGATCTGGTCCGGTAGGCTTCGGGTCGTATCGTGTAAGGACCGATGTGAGATCAGGTTGGAGGATCCCAACTCCGGCGAGCTGTTCGCAGCATGTTTCGTACACCCGGGTCATCGCGAGACCTCGGTGGAGACGGTTCTAGACTCTTCTCGGTATTTCGTGCTTAAGATCGAGGACGGAAGAGGGAAGCATGCATTTATCGGGCTAGGGTTTGCAGAGAGAAATGaggcatttgatttcaatgTGGCATTATCGGATCATGAGAAATACGTGAGGAGAGAACACGATAAGGAGGTTGGGGAGACGAGCGAGAGCGATACTCACATAGATATACATCCTGCTGTTAATCACAGATTGAAGGTattgttcttctttttctcatttTGAGATTTAATGCCTCATAATAAAGCAATGCTTGTAAATTGGAATGGCTGGTTGATGATAATTGTGACTTGATCAGGTGGGTAGTCAGGAATTCTATAGTCCTGACATTTTTGCATTGATTATGAACTCAACTTTGTTGTGAACTTCTAATTTCACTGTTCTTCCTGTTggaattttcattatttttgctGTTTACTTGGCTTAATTGATTTTCCGCTAATGTTTTTGTAGTTGATTTATATGGGTTTAAAGttctaattaatctaattttgGCTGAAATTAACGTACATTATCTTGAAATATTGGATGAGTGTAGGAAGGTGAAACCATTCGGATAAATGTGAAGCATAAACCATCTGGTGGAACTGGAATGCTTTCAGCTGCAGGACTATCTGGGGCTCATTCTGGAAACGGAAAGCCTAAACCTCTTGGCCTTTCTCCTCCACCAGATGGGGCAGGAAAAATTAGGTCTCCCCTCCCACCCCCTCCAAATGATCCAGCTGCTGCACGAATGACTGCTGCTAATAATGGTGttgctatcaaagcacctaatGAAAATGCAAAACATTCTACAGATCCTTTGTCAGATCTTTCTCCACTTGAGGTAATCCTCTTTCTCTGTAGCAGCTTATGTTTGTCTATCTCCAAAGTGGATGAGAGCATAagcatcaatatatttttaaaccTTTTTGAAATGCCATACATCAATATACTTTATCTTTTTTGTATTACTGCCTTTAGTTGATCACTTGCTTTATGTTCCATCGTTGAGCAATGACAATGAGATATCCAATTGACGTGCTTGGTCACGTTACATGTTAATCGAAGTGGTTGTCCTTTTAGCAAGTTATGAAAGCGTATCAATTTGCTGCGATTGCATATTGCTGCCTtccttttttcaatttttttgagACTCTGGATGTGTGCACTTGGATAGTTGATATCCTGGCTTGCCCCCCCCCCCTTATTTTAACCAAGTATGACGTATCCATCTTGTGTTATTGCTCATTTGCTGTTGGTGATTGCAGATGAATCTTCCTTCAGCAACATCTGGTTCGACAACGACGTCTGCATCAGGATGGGCGGCTTTCTAGTTTTCTGGGATATGTATTTAGTGTAAAATTGAAACATCTGTTTGATTTCTTCTTTCAAAAAAGTGAAAATCAACAATATTAATAGAattgacaaaaagaaagaaagcaaatcCAAATAGGTTCATGTGTGGAAAATAATGTTTAATGGAATACATGGATGCTTTTGTCTTCCTACGTGAACTTTGATTGATTGTCCCATTTCTACACATAATGGAAAATTTGAATTATGTTGCATCTTCATTCTGGTCGGGTGATGTGGAGCGTGTCAAATTAAGCTCCATACAGAATTTATATGAAGCTGTGATTGTGATATATGAAGCTGCTAGTGTTGAAAAGGATATTTCTCAGGTGTGCATGTTAATCAAATCTCACCAAGGATATATAAATTACTTTCttccaaattaattaatttattttttaaaatttttgaaagccAAAAAGGTATTGCTATAATTCAGCACTACCAAAAGGCAGTACGATCACCAAAATGCTTTACATGCAAAAAATGGAGGGAGCTCACAACTCGAGGGATAGCCCTGTTGCAACATTTGTAATCGAAGAAATGAACTACTCAAATGCATGGGTTATGACTGTCGATACTCTGGTTTCAAAACCCAGAATTTTCCATTTTGGTCTTCCTCCAATTTAGCTATTTCCTTCAAAAGATTCTTAAACAAGGGCAGATCCTTGGAAGGGATCCTATCCTTGAAGTGCTGCACTATGCTTGATGAATCGGTGCTTCCGCCTCTTTGTTGTATAAAAGTACAGATCTGACGTATCAATATTTCAGGCTGGACAGTAGATGAATTTTGAGATGAACAAGACATTCCATTAGTAGAACTTGATCCCAGCCCAGCACCGACAGCTTTTTCTTGGTTTCCACGAATTTTAGCTAGTAGTTCAGCTGAGGATAATGCTTTCCCAGCAGAAGCTCCAGCTGCTATTCCATTCAATCTGCTTGGTTTATTACTGGATGATTGGTCGGATGATCTAATCAGCTGGGAGTTCACAGTTGACCCAAATTTCTGACGAACAGAAGATGGTGCACCAGCAGCCCCAGATTTACCCGTCCATGTCGGGACAGATATGCTATCACGACTACGAAGCATTCGTGATTGACGCAGTGCTTCTGCTGCCTTTCGCGCAACTTGGGAAGCCTGCTCCTCAAGCCTCATTTTCTCTTCATCATGTGCATTCATAATAGCATCATGGTTCACAGCGCTCTGAAGGAAGATAAGAGATGCGTTTAAAGATGATAAACAACAGTTTCACCATGTAGAAGCTCAAAAGATAAACCGATAGTGAAACTTACATGTAAACCATGAGCATCAAAAAGGCTCCTCAAAATATTTGTTTCTTCATCTACTTCACCGTCACAGTGAttggctttttcttttcctttcatccTGGAACCTCCACTATTACGTTTGCTTTCTTGGTTAGTTGCAGCATCATCAAAATGAGACGTGCTACCTTTATGGTGCTTCTGCTTgtcctccttttctttctttgcaCCAACAACATTTACATCTTCAGATAACTGACTGAAAATATTAGATGTTTCAGTTGTCACACTTTCTCCATCATCATTCAAAACAAAAAGGTCCTTCATATCTCGAGCTCTGAAGAACCTTCTCTGCTGTGGGTTTTTCAAAATCTTATTAGTAAGAAAATGCTTGTAAATCTGCCGGTGGTACACCTTCTCCTCAATAGTTCCACGTGTGATCAATCTATAGACAGTAACATCCCGTTTCTGACCAATACGCCAAGCCCTTTCCCTTGCCTGTTATGAGCAATAAAAGTCCTCAATATCTAGAAATATTGATTAACAATACAGCTAAATTCAGATTCTGTCTCTATAGTGAATCAAAatcaatattttcaaaaaatatatatatatatatattggaatTCCATTAGATATAGATATTATTTGTACGTTGAAAGATAACATAAGCAATACCACAGAAATTGTGATTATTACCAAGTATAacttttaaaagaattttataaCGG
Coding sequences within it:
- the LOC110629571 gene encoding H/ACA ribonucleoprotein complex subunit 3-like protein translates to MYLQFYINENGDKVYTTKKESPLGLATQSAHPARFSPDDKYSRQRVLLKKRFGLLPTQQPPQKY
- the LOC110629555 gene encoding uncharacterized protein At1g03900, translating into MSFEEDEESMEHTLLVVREVSVYKIPPRSTSGGYKCGEWLQSDKIWSGRLRVVSCKDRCEIRLEDPNSGELFAACFVHPGHRETSVETVLDSSRYFVLKIEDGRGKHAFIGLGFAERNEAFDFNVALSDHEKYVRREHDKEVGETSESDTHIDIHPAVNHRLKEGETIRINVKHKPSGGTGMLSAAGLSGAHSGNGKPKPLGLSPPPDGAGKIRSPLPPPPNDPAAARMTAANNGVAIKAPNENAKHSTDPLSDLSPLEMNLPSATSGSTTTSASGWAAF